Part of the Bacillales bacterium genome, ATGCGTGGAAACATGCCCCGTCGATTGCATCCACGAAGGAGAGGACATGTTTTACATTGATCCGGACGTTTGCATCGATTGCGGCGCCTGCGAGGCTGTTTGCCCTGTCGAAGCGATTTATCCTGAGGAAGAAGTACCGGAAGAAGAACAAGAATTTATACAAATTAACAGAGACTTCTTCGAATAAGAACAGAAAAAAAGAAGCGTCCGCCGTACTCGTTGAACGGCGGACGCTTTTTTGGAATTTACGCTTGTTCTGCGGATTCGGCCAAGTCTTGAAGCGGGACTTCGAATTCATCCTCCGGCGCCGACGTCCGATGTACCGTCGCCGTACTTTCCATCGAATCGACAGTGTCGATCCAAACGAAAGAACCTCTGTATGTCACCTTCACTTCTTCTTCAGTCCCGATAATTTCTAGTGCTCGTTTGGCATCCATGTGTATCCCTCTCTTTATTTGTTCGTGTTATAATTTTTCAATTCCATTCCGGAACGTCTTAAGTTCACCTGATAGTCGATATCCACTTTCGCCCGGGCGAAAGCATTGTTCCAGTCAACGCGGTTCCAAATCTCGGGATGATAAGCTCTCACATATGCGCCGATGTTCAAGATGTCCGTCTGATTCTTTTGCAGCAAGCGGAACGTTTGCATCGATTTTTTTTCAAGTTGACTTTCAATACTTTCCGTCACCTGATTTTGCGTCTCCGGATTTTCTAAATCGATCGGGAAGTTCGACTCGGTAAGAATCGCATCCATGATTACGTCAATTTTGATGGTCACTCGGCCGTCTTCCATCTTAAAATCATAGGTTGTTCGTTCCAAAGCCGGGCGCACGGTGGCCAAACGTTTCCTCCCTTCGATCGAAAAAGTGAAAGTGCCTCCTCCGGCACGTTTCGATAACCGTAAATAGTTGGACATTTGCTCATTGTTTAAGGTTCCAACCATTCGGTCTCCTTTGAAAGCGGCAAGTCCGGTGACTTTGATTCCTTCATCGTTCGCCTGTGCTACTGTAAGCATCGCCGGTTGGCGGGAAGTATTTGATAAACCGACGTAAAATTGACCGAGCGTCAAATTTGGGTAAATGCCCATGCCGATGCCGTTTTGAATCATCGTCGTCATAAAATCCGCCGGTACTTTTTCCAACTGGGTATTGACGTTTAACAAATCAGACGCTGCTCCCTCCTCTACAACGACTGGATAAATCAAGCGGCGAAATTGCGGCATTCTTCTCAAGGCATCGATCGTATCTTGCACCCCTCCGCGCGCTACCCGCTCCCCGAACGCGATGATGGACGTTTGTCCGAAAAACAGTTCGTGATTTACGCGAAACTGTATCTTTTCCACTGCTTCGTTAAACGATCGGCCGGAGGCACTGATGACGCGAAACGAACTCCCCCCGCCTCCTCCGCCGCCGCCCCCGCCTTGCCCGCCGCTGCCGGCAATCTGCAGAGGGATCGGGATTTGCACAGAGACGAGCAGTTGTTTCTTTTTCGTGTAATCCATTGCAATGGCCGCGACTACTGTTCGATCTTCAATTTCCCGTTGATCCCAGCAACCGGTAAGGAGCAGCAAACAAGCAGCAAAAACAAGCGGCACTCGCGATAATTTAAGAGCTTTCATGAGAGTTCCCGCCCTTCCCCTGTTTTCTGACAACCGCCAACAATAGCATCACAACCGGCAGCACAAACGCGATCAAACCGACATACCCGATGAACGACAGCCAGCGGAACAAAGCATACACGCTTTGCGGAAGCAAGGAAACAATAAACACGATCGGAAGAACGAACACGGCGATCCATTTGCGCGCCTTATCTTCTTTTTTCGTAGGCAAGCATTGGGCGGCGGCAAAACAAGCCCCGTAACATAAATTTCCGACGGTCGTAAAAACCGCAACGACCCAAACGACGACAAACCCCGACTCAACGCGTTGCAGCAAAAACAAGCGAATGTCGCTTGACTTGATCAATTCCAAGGTCGGCCATGTCAAATGCTGCAACTCCTCAAATCCGAACACTCCGACAGAGGCGAAAACGATCATCACGTAACTTAACACCGGCAGTCCGATGCCGGCAGCAGTCGCGCGCGTATTGTCTCCGCGTTGTACGAAAGCCATGAACAGCAGCATGACCGACAAACCTTGATAAGCAAAAATCTGAGTGCCGACGCTCTTCACAAAAGCCAGCCAGTTTACGGAAATCAATGGGAGCATGTTCGTCAGATGAATGTTCTGCATCGTCAAAAAAGCAATCAGCACGAGCGGCACGATGATCAACGGCAGCAACAATTCATTGAAACGGGCGACCACTTCGACTTCAACCATCATGTAAAAAAAAACGGTGAACAGCAAGGTGCCGATGATTACTTGAATCGGCGTATTCGTTAAAACCGCGCTAACGATCGTTTCCCCAAACAGTCGCGTACTTGTTATAGCCATCGCCAGCCAAATCGCGATATAAAACAGCGTTATAGGCAGCCCGATGTATTTACCAACCGTCTCCGATTTTTTCACACCGAGCAAATCGCCGATGTATTCGACGAACGTTTTCCCTGGAAAACGCAAGGCTAACCTTGTTATCGCCCAAGTGACAAGGAAGGCGAACAATCCGCCGAGCAATGTCGCGATCCACGCCGCCTGATGCGCCTCCTCGGATGCTTGCCGGGGAAGCGTCAAAACCCCTGCGCCGATTAACGTGCTTGTGATGAGCGCCATTTGTTGGCGGGAAGTAATGACAAACTTCGTGCTTTCCTCTTTTGGTTCTTGACTGATCTGACTGTTCACGTTTCGATTAGCCATTGTTTTTTCCACCGCCTGACTTGTCCGGTTCCATCCGCTTTTCGTCGTCGGGACCGATCGTGATCGGACGTTTCGGCATCCATTGCAAAGGAGCCCGCCAAACAAAGTCCTTCATGTCGGTGAAATGACTCGGTGATACCGGTGAAATGTAAGGCACGCCAAACGACTTCAACGTGCAAACGTGAAGCAAGATGCCAAGCAAAAACAACATCATCCCGTACAAACCGAAGGTGCCTGCGGCGATCATCATCGGAAACCGCAGCAACCGGATGGTGATGGATGCCGCATAGCTCGGCGACGCAAACGAAGCGATGGCCGTCAACGAAACGATGATAACCATGAGCGGACTGACCAATCCCGCTTGCACCGCGGCTTGACCGATAACAAGAGCACCGACGATACCGATCGTCGGTCCGATGATGCCAGGCAAGCGCACGCTCGCTTCTCGCAAAATTTCCAAAGAAACTTCCATGAGCAATGCTTCCACGATCGACGGAAAAGGTACAGTGGCCCGCCCGGCCGCAATCGCGATGGCAAGGTCCGACGGAATCATTTCCGGATGAAACGACGTGAAAGCAATGTACAGCGAAGGCGCGAACAAAGCGAGAAAAATACTGACGAGCCGAATGAGGCGAACGAAGGAACCGATCCAAAACCGTTCATAATAATCCTCGGGACTTTGATAAAATTGCGAGAAAATCGCCGGGGCGATCAAGGAAAAGGGCGAGCCGTCGACCAAGATTGCCACTCTGCCTTCCAATAAATTACCGACGACTTTGTCCGGCCGCTCCGTATTTTGAATCGTCGGAAACGGCGACCAGTGATTGTCTTCGATGAGCTGCTCAATGTAACCGCTGCCGACGATTCCGTCGATTTCAATTTTATTAATTCGTCGCTCAACTTGTTTAACGAGGTTATCTTCGCACACCCCGTCTATGTAAAATACGGCAATATTCGTGTTGGTCCGTTCGCCGACGGTGAAATTTTTCACACGCAAATCAGGATCTTTCAGACGAAGACGCACAAGGGCGGTGTTTACGCGCAACGTTTCCGTAAATCCTTCTCTCGGCCCTCTAACTACGGCTTCGGAACGAGGCTCATCAACGGTTCGATGTTCCCAGCCTTTCGTATTCGCTCCAAACGCCTGCTCGTTCCCGTCGATGAAAATCGCGGTATCCCCATTGAGCACGCTCCGAATCGCTTTCCTCATCTCATTCGTTTCGCTTAATTCGTTGATCGTCAAACTGTACTTTTTCAATAACTCGACGAGATCTTGTTGTGTGACCGGTTCCGTCGGGTCCTCCGAACGAGTGTCGAGCTCAAGAGATTGGATGATGTATTCGTCAATGATCGCTTTATCAGCAAGACCATCGATGAAAACGGCCGCCGCGGCGAAATTTTCTTTTCCGCCGATGTTGAACCGACGAATGACGAGATCGCCCGTATTTTTGCCAAGGATCTTTTGCACCGACTTAATATTCACGTCCAAATCGGCGTCGATCTTATCCTCAATGGCGTTGATCTTGCGGTCGGCGGCTTCCTTGAGCATTTTCTGTTTGCGAAATTCCTTCAATTTGATACCCTTGCGGAATTTATGCATGAGGACACCTTCCTTCTGTGCGACAATCGGCTCTCGTTATATTTTTTCAAAAACCGGTCTCATTATGCGTCATAGTTTTGCCGGCTGCTCCTTTCATGTAAAATGATCGTATTGAGTTTTCTAATGTGGCAAGGAGGAAATGCACGTGCACAATCAAGGTCCCCCGATTCATCCTTATTTAGCCCTATTCATCGGGGTTACCGCCGTTTCGACTTCCGCCATATTCGTGAAATTGTCGACAGCGCCGGCATCCGTCATCGCCACCTACCGGTTGGCATTCACCGTCTTGCTTATGACGCCGTTCATGGCTTCCCGTGTCGCCGAATTTCGCCGCATCCGAGCGCGTGATGCCTGGTTTTGCACCGCGTCCGGTGTCTTTCTTGCCTTTCATTTCATCTTTTGGTTCACTTCGCTCGAATATACAACGGTCGCGAGTTCTGTGGTCCTTGTTGCCTTGCAGCCGATTTTCGCATTCATCGGTACGTTCATTTTTTTCGGAGAACGGCTTACGCTGCGCTCCGTGATCGGAGCGTTGCTGGCCATCGCGGGCAGCATTGTGATCAGTTGGGGAGACTTCGCTTCGAGCGGATCGGCGCTTTGGGGGGACTTACTGGCGATCATCGCCGCCGTCATGGTCACCGTATACTATTTGTTCGGCCAAAATGTCCGGCAGCGGCTTTCACTCATGGCCTACACGTATTTTGTCTACGGGATCGCCACTGTCACGTTATTTTTATATGATTTCGCACTTGCTCGTCCGCTGGCGGGCTATCCGACAGAAGACTGGCTGATCTTTCTCGCTCTCGCGCTCTTTCCGACCTTGATGGGTCATACAATTTTCAATGGGATTCTCAAGTGGGTGAGCACGTCCGTTGTGTCGACGAGCATTCTTGGCGAACCTGTTGGGGCAACGATTCTCGCTTATTTCATTCTCGGCGAAGAAATTCGTTCGTTTCAATGGCTCGGCGGTTCGATCATCTTACTCGGCATTTATGTGTTCCTAAAGAACTCGCCCAACAAAAGGAAGAAAGCGAAACAACCGCGAAGCGCTTGAAGGGGAAACCGCTGCCGGTCGAATCCATAAAAAAAAACAGCGGACCGGTGAGAGTCCGCCGCAGCGCCTTTTACATCATTAAAACAGCACTAGCAATCCGTTCGCCGTAAAAGAAAAAGAATGACAAGACGGCCGCCAAGGCCAAATAAAGCACGAGCACCTTCCATTTCGTCGACGCGGGAGCTTGGTAATACGTTTTCATCCGCTCAAGTTCCTTCTCCATCCGCGGAATCGCGGCTTCCGCCTCGGCGATTTTCGCTTTCAAATCGTCATACTCCGTCGACATCCCGTCGAGAAACGCTTCCTTCTTCCTTTCGTATTCCAAATCGATTTCCAGCCGTTTTCGCTTCAGTTTCTTTTCGTCCTGCAAAAACGGGATCAAGAATCCGGAGCGTTCCTTAAGCTCCTCCTTGAGTTCGCCGATTTTCATTCGCACTTGGCGCAAATGGAAAAACCGCACGTCGCTGTTCAGGACCGGATCCGGCATTCCACCTTCGTCGATACGCATGAAGAACAGTTCTTCGAGCATTTGCCTCAACTCGCCGAGATAATTGCGATGACGCTGTTGCATGTACCGGATTTGCTCCGCCTGGAAATTCTCCCGCGCACGATTCCACCACGTAAAAAAGCCAAACAATAAAATAAGAATCAAGATTGCGCTTGGTTGCCAAAACAGCAAAGCAGCCACCGCCAACAAGCCGAGAAACCAAATTTTCGTAGAAAGCACACCGACAATGCGTCCGCCGTCGAGCGGGGAAACGGGAAGCAGGTTAAACAAATTCAGCAGCGCGCCGAGATAAATCATGAGTCCCCAAACCGAATCGTGGGTCCAGGCATACAAAGGGACCGCCGGCAAAAATGAGAGCAAGCCGGCCAACGGACCGCCGTAGGCGAGATAAGCTTCGTCAGCCGCGTTTTTCGGTCGTTCCTTCATAGCGATTGCAGCACCGAGAAACGGAATGAAAATCGCCGGCGAAGTGGCTATCCCTTTTTGTTTCGCGGCAACGAGGTGCCCCATTTCGTGAACGAACATTAAGTAAAGCAAGACGGCCGCGAATTTCCAGCCAAAGAAGACGGCATACGTACCGAGCGAAATCGCCAGCGAAATGAACATCGAAGCAAATTTCGTAAATTTCAACAAGCCGATGACCCATTTCAGTTTCGTCAAGATGAGCAACCCGATCGTCGCGAGCGCAGCTCGGAATCTTCCTGAATTCTTTTTCGTTTGTTGTTGCGGCATGGGCATCCCCCTGTTCAACTTATACCATTACGTAAAGGATAGAAGAATTTGAAACCGGATTCAACATTTAGACTTCCATCATTAACTATGTTACGATCAAACCTGTTTCATTCATAGAAAATCCGGGTAAGTTCACTATGCAAATCCAATCCCGGAAAAGGAGCCGAACATGTACGTAACCTTCCACGAACGAGAAAAACGAATGATTCTCGAACGAATTCAGCGTTACTTTCTCGAGGAAAGAAACGAAACCGTCGGGGAGCTCGCCGCCTTGCAATGGTTCGATTTCATTACGGAACAGATCGGGCCCTATTATTACAACCAAGCGATCAAAGACGCCCGGTCCGTCGTCAATGAACGGATCACCGCCGTAGATGAAGACCTGTTGAGCTTGCGGCGCCCCGTCGAGGAATAGATGGGATGCAAGAGAGGAGAAAGATTCATGAGTCAACAACTAAGAAAAGCTGTCGAGCGAAAGAAACAAACTTATATACAACGATTGTTGGATGCGGGCATTTACAAATCGGGCAATTGCCAATTATATGAATTGACGTTAAGCGAATTGGAAAAGGAATACGCGGTGTTGCAAACCGAAAGCAATCCTTCGTAACCGAAGCGGCCGAATAAGTTAGACTTAGGTTGGGCAAAATCGCACATGAAATGATTCGGTCAGCAAAGGACAGGAGGGTCGTTATATGATAAAAAAATCAAGCCTGCTCGCGGCAGCAGGAATCGTTTTGACGCTGACCGCCTGTGGAGGCGGCAACGACAACGCGAATGAAGGCGGCGGAGCCGCAACGGAGTCAAGCGCCGCTAAGGCCATTTATGAAAAAAATTGCGCCAGCTGTCACGGAGAAAATCTTGAGGGCGGCATCGGGCCGAGCCTAAAAGCGATCGGAAGCAAGTTGTCGAAAGAAGAAATTCTCGCGCAAATTAAAAACGGCGGCGGCGGAATGCCGGGCGGGCTCATTTCAGGCGAGAAAGCAGACAAAGTCGCCGAATGGCTCGCGTCGAAAAAATAACCTGCCGAACGCGGCAGGTTCTTTCATGGGGGGAATCCAATGATTCGGACTTTAGCCGTAACAAAGGAAGACCAGTTGATTCACCAAGTCCCGCTCGAAAGGCTGAACGACCCGGATATCGCCTGGTACTGGGTCGATTTCAACGAGCCGAGCGAAGAAGAAACCCGGCTGTTGAGCCGTTTTTTTCGCTTTCACCCGCTCGCCGTCGAAGACTGCATGCATATCGTGCAACGGCCGAAAGTCGACTTTTACGACGGGTATGCGTTTATCATCCTGCACGGCCTTGATCCGAAAGACTTGTCTCCGATGGAAGTGGATTTGTTTGTCGGCGACCGCTTTATCGTTTCGTTTCATTTCGAAGCGCAAAAGGATTTGCATGAAGTGCGGCAGGACATTTTAAACAAAAAAGAATGGTCCGGCTTCGGTCCGTATCATGTTACGCACTTGATCATGGATCACCTCGTGGACGGTTATTTCGCCCCTGTCTATCAAATTGAAGACGAATTGAACGAGATTGAGAGCCGCACGAAAACGGAGCCGATGAAAGTGTTGATGGAGCAATTGTTTGCCACCCGCAGCGATTTATTGAGACTTCGCCATACCATCGTGCCGATGCGAGATTTGTTATATCGCATGCTCGGATCGCAGAAATTGCCGGCCATCCAAGAAAGACGCGCCTATTTCACCGACATTTACGACCATTTGCTGAAACAGGCGGAGATGATCGAAGCGAACCGCGAGATGACTGCAGACATCCGCGACAGCTATTTGTCCTTAAACGCCAACCGCATGAACACCGTTATGATGACGCTCACCGTCATCACCACCATTTTCATGCCGCTCACTTTCATTGCCGGCATCTACGGCATGAACTTTCAATACATGCCCGAGCTGACTTGGCATTATGGTTATTTTTTCATACTCGGAGTCATGGCTGTCGTCGGCGTGACCATGTATTTTTGGTTCAAACGGAAAGGCTGGTTTGACCGGTAGCATCGCTTAATTTTAACGTATACGTCTGTTTCTTCTTGCAAATAATAGGTTCAAAACACCGCAAGGAGGCCGACTTTCATGGTACGAAACATCGCTGTGGTTTTCGCGCTCGTTGTCGTCGTGTTCGGGATTTCGCAACTGTTCAACACTCGCGAGGTTACAGGCGGACAAGTGACCGCCGCCTTCTCAGGCATCGACGCATCATGTGAAACGTGCAGCGTCAACTTGCACACCGCTCTGTCGAACATTATCGGCATCAAACAGACGCGCTTCGATCGCTCGAAACACGTATTAACGGTTACGTTCAACTCGAGCGTCATGAAAGCTTCTTGGATTGCCCATTCCCTCGAAGCTGCGGGCTTTCATCCAAAAGACGTGGAAATCATCGAACAGAAACAAACCGGCTGACCCTCAGCCGGTTTTCGTTTGCCTTACTTCTTCACTTGTTCTTGCTCAAACAACACCTTGTATTCCGGATAGCCTTCCTTTTCCAAATCCTCTTTCGGTATAAACCGCAGCGCCGCAGAGTTAATGCAATAGCGCATGCCGCCTTTCTCCTTCGGCCCGTCGTTAAACACGTGGCCCAAGTGAGAATCTGCCCGTTTGCTTCTCACTTCCGTTCGAATCATTCCGTGACTCAAGTCTTCGGCTTCGACGACCGAATGCAGCCGCAGCGGTTTCGTAAAGCTCGGCCACCCGCAGCCGGAATCATATTGATCCTTCGAGCTGAACAACGGTTCTCCCGAAACGACATCGACATAGATGCCTTCGCGGGAAGGATTCCAGTATTCGTTTTCGAAAGGCGGTTCCGTCGCATTGTGCTGCGTCACTTCATATTGAAGCGGAGTGAGCTTTTTTTTTAACTCCTCTCGGGAAGGACGGTCATACCAGTTTTCACGAATAAACGGATCGCGGCCCGAGGCTTCGCGATAACGCTTGTAATGAAACGGGTTTTTCCGATGATAATCTTGATGATATTCTTCCGCTTCGTAAAAAGGTTTCGCCGGCAAAATTTCCGTGACGACCGGCTCGTTGAAACGGCCGCTTTGCTCGACTTCCCGCTTCGAGGCTTCAGCAAGCCTTTTCTGTTCTTCATTGTGATAAAAAATCGCGGTCTTATACGTTTCTCCACGGTCGGCGAACTGGCCGCCGCCGTCAGTCGGATCGATTTGCGCCCAATAAAGCGCAAGCAATTTTTCATATGGGAATATTTCCGGATCAAACGTAATTTGCACCGCCTCGCGATGACCCGTTCCGCCTGCGCAAACTTCTTGATACGTCGGATTTTCGGTATGTCCGCCGGTATACCCGGAAACAATCTGATGAATGCCGGGCAATTCGTCGAACGGGGTGACCATGCACCAGAAACAACCTCCCGCGAACGTGGCCAACTGCTGGTTATCACTCATCTCTCTCACACTCCATTCCTTGCTTTTTCTATTCTCTCCATGGCGTCTTCCAATATCGACCGCGGACACGCAAAATTGATACGTTGAAACCCTTTCCCGGCTTTTCCGAATGGATCTCCCGCATTCAAGCCGACTTTCGCCTTTTCGACGAGCCATTTCTTCAAGTCCGGGTCACTCATCCCGAACTGGCGAAAATCCATCCAGCCGAGGTAAGTCCCTTCTGGTTTCTCCATCTTAACGCCGGGAACCCGATCTTGTAAAAAAGAATGCACGAATTCCGCATTTTTATCCAAATACTTGAGCAGCGCTTCCAACCATGCCTCCCCTTCCCGGTAAGCCGCCGTCATCGCCTCGATCCCGAACAAGTTGATGTGAAAAAAGCCTGATTTCGCTGCAGCATTCGTAAACTCACGATGAATCCGTTCGTCGCCGGCGATCGCAATCGAAGAAAACAGCCCGGCCAAATTGAACGTCTTGCTTGGCGAAATGAACGTGAGGCTCTGCGCGGCTGCTTCTTCCGACAACGAGTAAAACGGCGTATGCGCGCCTTTCTCATAGACAAGATCGGAATGAATTTCATCTGAGACAACAAAGATGTCATGTTTTATGCAAATCGCCGCTAGTTTGTGCAATTCTTCGGCCGTCCACACCCGGCCGACGGGGTTGTGCGGACTGCAAAGAATGATCATCCGTGTACGGGCGTCAATTTTATTCATCAAATCCTCAAAATCCATTTCATAACGGCCGTCTTGTTCTTTCAACGGATTTTCGACGACGTGCCGCCCTCGGTTTTTCACCGCACTAAAGAAAGGCGGATACACCGGCGGCTGAACGATAATGTGGTCGCCCGGTTTCGTGAACGCGTCGATCGCCAAATGAATTCCGGTCACCACCCCAGGCACCGTACTCACCAGCTGCGGCCGCACTTTCACCCCGAACCTGCGGTCGAGCCAACCGGTCACGGCCCGATGCATCGCTTTCGGCTTTCCCGGATACCCGTAAATCGGATGCTTTGCCCGCGCCGCGATCGCTTCACTCACCGCAGGCGGACAAGCGAAGTCCATGTCAGCGACCCACAAAGGCAAAACATCGTCGCTTCCGAAAATTTCCTTGTTATATTCCCACTTGATCGAATTCGTTCCTCTTCGATCAATCACTTCGTCAAATGAATAACTCATCGTCGACTCCCGTTCCTGAATATACGTTCAACTCCGCTCACAACCGATTCCACCAGCTCTTGCGCCGTGCCTTCCCGGCTCAATGTATAACCTTGACCCGCCCACAGCGACATATAATCCGGCAGATTCCGCTCCGCAGCCGCTTTACGAATCCCTTTCGTCAAGCTGTTCTGAATCGGATAAGCAGGCAGATCATCCTCATACGGCGCCATTTCTTCAATAAACGCGTTTCGGATGCCGCGCGCCGGTTTCCCGGAAAACGCCTTCGTCACAACCGTGCTTGTCTCGTCTCGCTTCAACAATGCCGCGCGATGCGGCATTCGCGTCCCGCTTTCCTCACACGTGAGGAAAGCCGTCCCCATCTGCACGCCTTCCGCCCCGAGCACGAACGCCGCCGCAGCCGTGCGCGCATCCATGATGCCGCCTGCGGCCGCTACCGGCACGCTTACACGGTCGACGATTTGCGGAACGAGTGCCATCGTTCCGACCATCGCCTCCCCGTACGGCGCCGCGAACGTGCCCCGGTGCCCGCCTGCTTCGCTCCCTTGCGCGACGATCGCATCCGCTCCGCCTCGCTCAAGCTCAATCGCCTCGGCGACGGTTGTCGCCGTTCCGATCACGACCGTGCCGTTTTCTTTCAGTCGGCTGACCGTCTCTGCAGACGGAACGCCGAACGTGCAGCTGAAGACCGGCACACGCTCTTCGAGAAGGACGGCCAGCTGCTGTTCAAACGGCGGACCGTCCGTTTGAACCGCGCCAGCCTCTGTCTCCGTAACTCCAAGCTTCTGTCGATAAGCGGCCAACCGCTCCGCGCTTGCCGCGATTTTCGCTTCGTCGACGTCAATTGGCTCGGGAATGAACAAGTTGACCGCGAACGGGCGATCGGTCAGCTTGCGGACGGATCGAATGTCCTTCCGCAAATCTTCCGGCTTCATGTAACCCGCGCCCAACGTGCCGAGTCCGCCGGCCTCGGAAACGGCGGCCACGAGCTCCGGCGTTGTCGGACCGCCGGCCATTCCAGCTTGGATGAGCGGATAAGTTGTACGTACAAGTCGCTTTAAGCGGTTAGTTTCCCACATCGTGCGTCTCCTTTACGTTCACTCGGCAGTGAACCAAAGTTGAAAATCATTCAAAGCCATCGAAAGTTGTCCTTCATCGATTAAATAGAGCAAGTAGGCG contains:
- a CDS encoding PatB family C-S lyase, coding for MSYSFDEVIDRRGTNSIKWEYNKEIFGSDDVLPLWVADMDFACPPAVSEAIAARAKHPIYGYPGKPKAMHRAVTGWLDRRFGVKVRPQLVSTVPGVVTGIHLAIDAFTKPGDHIIVQPPVYPPFFSAVKNRGRHVVENPLKEQDGRYEMDFEDLMNKIDARTRMIILCSPHNPVGRVWTAEELHKLAAICIKHDIFVVSDEIHSDLVYEKGAHTPFYSLSEEAAAQSLTFISPSKTFNLAGLFSSIAIAGDERIHREFTNAAAKSGFFHINLFGIEAMTAAYREGEAWLEALLKYLDKNAEFVHSFLQDRVPGVKMEKPEGTYLGWMDFRQFGMSDPDLKKWLVEKAKVGLNAGDPFGKAGKGFQRINFACPRSILEDAMERIEKARNGV
- a CDS encoding nitronate monooxygenase, which codes for MWETNRLKRLVRTTYPLIQAGMAGGPTTPELVAAVSEAGGLGTLGAGYMKPEDLRKDIRSVRKLTDRPFAVNLFIPEPIDVDEAKIAASAERLAAYRQKLGVTETEAGAVQTDGPPFEQQLAVLLEERVPVFSCTFGVPSAETVSRLKENGTVVIGTATTVAEAIELERGGADAIVAQGSEAGGHRGTFAAPYGEAMVGTMALVPQIVDRVSVPVAAAGGIMDARTAAAAFVLGAEGVQMGTAFLTCEESGTRMPHRAALLKRDETSTVVTKAFSGKPARGIRNAFIEEMAPYEDDLPAYPIQNSLTKGIRKAAAERNLPDYMSLWAGQGYTLSREGTAQELVESVVSGVERIFRNGSRR
- the msrA gene encoding peptide-methionine (S)-S-oxide reductase MsrA translates to MSDNQQLATFAGGCFWCMVTPFDELPGIHQIVSGYTGGHTENPTYQEVCAGGTGHREAVQITFDPEIFPYEKLLALYWAQIDPTDGGGQFADRGETYKTAIFYHNEEQKRLAEASKREVEQSGRFNEPVVTEILPAKPFYEAEEYHQDYHRKNPFHYKRYREASGRDPFIRENWYDRPSREELKKKLTPLQYEVTQHNATEPPFENEYWNPSREGIYVDVVSGEPLFSSKDQYDSGCGWPSFTKPLRLHSVVEAEDLSHGMIRTEVRSKRADSHLGHVFNDGPKEKGGMRYCINSAALRFIPKEDLEKEGYPEYKVLFEQEQVKK